A window of the Juglans microcarpa x Juglans regia isolate MS1-56 chromosome 5D, Jm3101_v1.0, whole genome shotgun sequence genome harbors these coding sequences:
- the LOC121265718 gene encoding uncharacterized protein LOC121265718 produces the protein MSILVWNCRELGNPLTVNVLRNLTKEKYPNLVFLVETKCRRNRMEVVRRCLQMDGCFSVDCVGFSGGTALIWKEDWSVKVINYTRWHISALIQEEGSGPTWQFTGFYGHPDTGKRSSSWQLLKMLKPTSSIAWLCAGDFNKILQQSDKICGASRPYKQIEEFRQAVECCGLNDIQSYGQEFTWSNNRNGREFTKEKIDRALGNKEWNDLYIYGVCNVLPAIKSDHSPLSISLHNTNHGRKNRRWCFRYKMAWELKEECQQVVSEAWQKTCTTDCKAKLLRTKLELCQKDLLTWRQTLKQQEDMVTKRRNKVLGTFKTLVRVST, from the coding sequence ATGAGCATCTTGGTGTGGAACTGCCGAGAGCTTGGGAACCCTCTGACAGTTAATGTCCTTAGGAACTTAACTAAGGAAAAGTACCCCAACTTAGTTTTCCTAGTGGAAACTAAATGCAGAAGGAATAGAATGGAGGTAGTAAGGAGATGTTTGCAGATGGATGGGTGTTTTTCAGTGGATTGTGTGGGGTTTAGTGGGGGTACTGCTCTCATTTGGAAAGAGGATTGGAGTGTTAAAGTCATCAATTATACAAGATGGCACATTAGTGCTTTGATCCAGGAGGAAGGAAGTGGACCAACATGGCAATTCACAGGTTTCTATGGACATCCTGACACAGGAAAGAGAAGCAGTAGTTGGCAATTGCTAAAGATGCTCAAACCAACTAGTTCTATAGCTTGGTTATGCGCTGGGGACTTTAATAAGATCCTCCAACAAAGTGACAAGATATGTGGAGCCAGTAGACCATACAAACAGATTGAGGAGTTTAGACAAGCTGTGGAATGTTGTGGTCTCAATGACATACAATCATATGGGCAGGAGTTTACTTGGTCGAATAATAGAAATGGCAGGGAATTtaccaaagaaaaaattgatagagcTCTTGGAAACAAGGAATGGAATGATCTCTATATCTATGGTGTATGCAATGTTCTCCCTGCCATTAAGTCTGATCATTCTCCCTTGTCAATTAGTTTACATAACACTAATCATGGAAGGAAGAATCGAAGATGGTGCTTTAGATATAAGATGGCCTGGGAACTGAAGGAAGAATGCCAGCAGGTGGTGAGTGAGGCATGGCAGAAAACTTGTACAACAGACTGTAAGGCCAAATTACTAAGGACCAAGCTTGAGCTATGCCAAAAGGATCTTTTGACCTGGAGGCAGACACTTAAGCAACAAGAAGATATGGTTACAAAAAGGAGAAACAAAGTATTGGGCACCTTCAAAACACTGGTACGAGTGAGCACTTAG